The region AAAATCAAATTGATAATTAACAATGTAAGAAATAAGCTTTTACAGATCATCTTCGCTTTAGTGCAAAAAGGACAGATTTATATAAATGATTACCAAAATCAGTTGGATATAAAATTTGGCTAAATAATAATGAAATAATTTGGATTTTAACATAGAATTCGTTCTCAATCATACCTTAAAAAATAATAAATTTATGATTAATTTTGAATTGAACTAATTTGAGGAGGCCTATAAACAACACTATTGGCAAGGGAGAGTAATTGTTGATACGAATTTTGCTATCATGAAACAAAAGTGTCGGCGAAAATAGTTACTTTCGCACCATCATACAATTGAAGTTATCTGTAGTGTTTATGTCCGGGAAAATTTACAGGATTTTTTTATTGATAATGATGTTCCAGTTTTCTGTGAATGCACAAGATCCAATCGAAAATATCGATAGCTTAATAGAGGTATTTTCACATCACAGAACTTATGATACGACACGGGTCAACCTACTAAATGATATTGCCTATGCGTATGTTCCGCTGATACTTGATGGTGATTCTTCAAAATTAGAATTGGCAAGACGGTATGTTCAGGAGTCAGTTGTTTTGGGAGAAAAATTGCATTATAAAACAGGAACAGCGAGGGCATATAATGTTACAGGTATTATCTGTTTCTTATCAGATCAAAGTTACGAAGCATATTCCTATTATAAAAAAGCGGAAAAAATATACACCGAATTAGCTGATACTTTAAGGCTTTGTTATATTAATAATAACATTATCATGACCCTTCAGAAGCTTGGAGAGGTTGAAACATTAAGGACACAGGTATATCACCTGCTTGATCTGAGCATGAAGATTGGCAATGTGCGTTTTATTGCTGATGCAGTTAATGCCTTGGTCAATAGTGGTGAAGGGAGTGAAAAAATTACTGAAGGGATAAGATATGCTATTGCCCGTTTGGATGAGGTCAGACCCACTTCACGCGCTGTTCTCGAAAGATCATATGGAGAAGTACTGGCAAAGCAAAAGAAAAAGGATGAAGCCCTGGAATATGTACACAGGGCAAGGGTAAGGGATGAAAAAGACAGTGTTGACCTCCGGTGGGTATATATCACATTGGCACAGATTCATGTTATTTTTGAAAATGTAGATTCTGCAAAATATTATCTGGATAAAGTGCATGGTCTGTCCGGAGAAAACAGCCTTAATCATAATTATTATATCGAACATGTTTCGATGAAAATCGATTCTTTGAAGGGAAATTGCTGGGGAGCATTTTTGCATTTTCGAAAAAGTGTTGAAATAGATGATAGTATTGCCAAGAAAGCAAAAATAGATGAGATCGTCAGTATAAAAAACTGGCACAAAATAGAACAGCGACGAGCTGAAGAGCAGATTATCCTTCAGGAAAAGCGGAATCAGGAAAAGTTAAATTTCCTGTTATATATTTTGCTTGTTTTGATATTAATGTTGGTAGTGATGCTTGTTATCTACTACAAAAAACGGGTAAACGACAATAAGTTGTTACAAAGAAACAATGAAGAATTACAGGAATTACATGGAGTAAAAGACAAATTGTTTTCACTCATTGCTCATGACCTGCGAAATCCAATGATTTCGTTCATGTCGATGATAAAACTGTTTTCATTGCGTGAAGTCGGTCCTGAGGAGCAGGATGAGATGCTGGAAGATATTTCGAACAAAGCAAACGAAACTTATTCTTTGCTCAACAACCTGCTTTATTGGTCGAAATCGCAGATGAACGGTATTAGTCCGCAACCAGGATATTTTGACATTCGGGAACGGAGCAACGAAAGTATTCGTTCTTTGGAGCATCAAGCCCTCTATAAAGGTATTGTCCTCTATAATGCAATTACTTCATTGCAGGTATGGGCCGATCCGGATATGACCGATGTGGTGTTTCGCAACCTGATCACAAATGCGGTCAAATATTCGCAATCCGGGGATATCGTGACAATTGCCAGTGCTGTGAAAGGTGATTTTGTGGAAATCTCTGTTAAAGATACCGGTATTGGAATTTCGCCTGAAACACAGCAAAAATTATTTAATATTTCTGAAACTACCAGTCAACGAGGTACGACCAACGAATCCGGTTCCGGATTGGGATTGGTGCTCAGTGCCGATTTTGTAAGGCTTAATGGTGGAACCATCTGGTTTGAGAGTGAATTGGGAAAAGGAAGCACATTTTATTTTACTATTCCATTACATCCTTAAATTGACCCTATAAAAGTTTTTACTGACCAACCCAAACTCCGATATTTTAGGTAGTCTATTCCTGTTTTCTGGAATCCGGTATATATTGTAAAAAGCCAACGGATAATTAAAAGAAGCATTTTAACTATTTTTCACATTTGATGTATTGGAATCCTGCTATCTCTTATTATATTTGATACGGACGTGAATTAAAATTCCACATATGGAAAAGAATATTTCACATAAAGAAAATGAAGGGGAAAATTATCATGTTCCCGGACTTGAAAAGGGGTTGATTATTATGGAGCATCTGGCTTCCTACCCTAAAGGCTTGAATTTGCAGGAAATCAAGTCTTCGTTGAATATTTCACAGACTACTGCTTATCGTGTCCTGCAAACCCTGGTTAAGCTGGGTTATCTGCTTTATAATGAAACGGAAAAATCATATAGGTTATCCACCAAACTGTTGACTATTGGTTTCTCTTCACTGAACGAACATCATTTACTCGAGATTGTTCTGCCATGCCTTCGTGAATTACGGGATATTATTAAGGAGACGGTTTGTTTCGGTATACTGGGAAGTGAAAAAGGAGTTTTTATAGAGCAGGCCCAGGGACATCACGCTTTCCGGTTTGTGCTGGCTCCGGGGAAAAGTTTCGAACTGCATTGTTCCGCTCCCGGCAAAGCTATGATGGCATATCTGCCCGATGTGGTAAGAAACCGTTACCTTTCGTATATGGGTTTCGAAAAATATAACGACCGTACCATTACCAATGAAAAGGATTACCTGGAAGAACTGGAGAAGGTAAGGAAGGTGGGGTATGCCCTGGATAATGAAGAAGAACTGTCGGGTGTGATTTGTGTTGCTGCTCCCATTTTTAATTACAGGGGATATCCGTGCGGGGTGATCTGGACATCAGGACCTAAGGACCGGCTGACTCCGCAGGCGATCCTGGTTACAGCCGGGCAGATCAGGGAAATGACCGAAAAGATATCACTTAGTTTGGGATATAGCAGAACAGTTCACTGACCGGTTGGTAAATTGACGGAAAATCTGTGCGGGTTTATTATAAGTAATATAAAACAATTAATGTTATACTTTCTGAACGTAATTAACATTGAGTAATGTGACTCAAGAAAACAATAAATAGCACTGAGTGCTTAAATAAAAGCAATGAAAAAGTTTTTGAAAAAAGGAATCATCGTGTTTTTGGGAGCTGTCTGTTGTGTGGCGTTTATCATATCGGACAATAAGCCTTTTTACCCGACCGGCATTACCCGGTGCGAAGATGGGATTCTTTTTTCCCAGAAAGGGATGAAACGCCTGGATCTATATACGCCTGACGGAAAGAAACTGATCCGTTCGTTCCCTTTTGAAGAGATCCCTACAGGGGTTGCGTCTGATGGGAATACGGCATATGTCACCACTTTCGAAACCCAGGGGATATTACACCAGGTAGACCTCCGTTCGGGAGAGATCAAAGCATCGGTTCCTACGGGTTCGGGAGCTGCAGCCCCTATCTTAAGTCCCGACAAACGACTGGTATATGTCTGTAATCAGTTTTCCAATACCGTTTCGGAAGTCGATATGGTACAAAAGAAAGTGTTACGCACAGTCTCTGTTTTGCGCGAACCCAGAGGGGCTGTTTTCAGTAAGGACGGCAAATACCTGTTTGTGACCAATTTTCTTCCCGCTCAGCGGGCCGACGTGGATACGGTAGCTTCTGCAGTATCGGTGATCGAAATGACAAACTTCAAAAAAGTGAAAGATATTCCTTTGGCCAGTGGCAGTAATGCATTAAGAGGCATCTGTATCACTCCCGATGGTCAATATATTTATGCATTGCATAACCTGGGGCGTTTTCAACTCCCCACTTCCCAGTTGCAACAGGGATGGATGAATACCAGCGCTTTCAGTGTGATCGATGTCCGTGCCCAGAAATACCTCGGGTCTATCCTGGTTGACGAGGCTGAAAAAGGTGCTGCCGGGGTATGGGACATCACCTGTACGGATGACCTGCTCCTGATTTCCCATTCCGGGACACATGAGGTCAGTGTGATCGATCATACGGCGATGAGAAAGAAATTTGAAGCGTATGTACCCAAAGAAAACCTGGATTATGACCTGACCTTCCTTGTCGGGATCCGGCAACGCATTCCTTTGGAAGGGAACGGTCCCCGAAAAATATTATTGGACGGTAACCGTTTGCTGGTTCCGACCTATTTTTCAGACATCCTGAATGTGCTGGATTTGCAGGATTTGTCCGTTTCGACGGTTCATATGAATCCGAACAGGAGGGAAAGCGCAGAAGACAAGGGCGAAAAATATTTTAATGATGCTACTTATTGCTTCCAGACCTGGCAGTCGTGTAACGGATGTCATCCGGGGGATGCCCGGGCTGACGGGATGAACTGGGACCTGATGAATGACGGGATCGGTAACCCCAAGAATTGTAAAAGCCTGTTATATTCCCATGTTACTCCTCCGAATATGATATCCGGGATACGTGCTAAAGCAGAGATCGCTGTCCGTGCAGGATTTACTCATATCCAGTTTTCCGAAATACCGGAAGAAAAGGCCGGGTGTGTGGACGCATACCTGAAAGCTTTACGGCCTGTACCCAGTCCTTACTTAGTCAACGGACAGCTCAGCGGGAAAGCAAAGCAGGGACGGGAAGTATTTGAAAAAGAGAATTGTACGCAATGTCACAGTGGGCCTTACTTTACCGATCTGAAAATGCACCGGATCGGCGATGATATCGAATTTGAAAACGGTTGGGATACGCCCACGCTCATCGAAGTATGGCGGACTTCCCCCTATTTGTTTGACGGAC is a window of Bacteroidales bacterium DNA encoding:
- a CDS encoding YVTN family beta-propeller repeat-containing protein codes for the protein MKKFLKKGIIVFLGAVCCVAFIISDNKPFYPTGITRCEDGILFSQKGMKRLDLYTPDGKKLIRSFPFEEIPTGVASDGNTAYVTTFETQGILHQVDLRSGEIKASVPTGSGAAAPILSPDKRLVYVCNQFSNTVSEVDMVQKKVLRTVSVLREPRGAVFSKDGKYLFVTNFLPAQRADVDTVASAVSVIEMTNFKKVKDIPLASGSNALRGICITPDGQYIYALHNLGRFQLPTSQLQQGWMNTSAFSVIDVRAQKYLGSILVDEAEKGAAGVWDITCTDDLLLISHSGTHEVSVIDHTAMRKKFEAYVPKENLDYDLTFLVGIRQRIPLEGNGPRKILLDGNRLLVPTYFSDILNVLDLQDLSVSTVHMNPNRRESAEDKGEKYFNDATYCFQTWQSCNGCHPGDARADGMNWDLMNDGIGNPKNCKSLLYSHVTPPNMISGIRAKAEIAVRAGFTHIQFSEIPEEKAGCVDAYLKALRPVPSPYLVNGQLSGKAKQGREVFEKENCTQCHSGPYFTDLKMHRIGDDIEFENGWDTPTLIEVWRTSPYLFDGRAATMHDVFSTHKHGINRKLSKGELDALVEYVNSL
- a CDS encoding IclR family transcriptional regulator, whose amino-acid sequence is MEKNISHKENEGENYHVPGLEKGLIIMEHLASYPKGLNLQEIKSSLNISQTTAYRVLQTLVKLGYLLYNETEKSYRLSTKLLTIGFSSLNEHHLLEIVLPCLRELRDIIKETVCFGILGSEKGVFIEQAQGHHAFRFVLAPGKSFELHCSAPGKAMMAYLPDVVRNRYLSYMGFEKYNDRTITNEKDYLEELEKVRKVGYALDNEEELSGVICVAAPIFNYRGYPCGVIWTSGPKDRLTPQAILVTAGQIREMTEKISLSLGYSRTVH
- a CDS encoding HAMP domain-containing histidine kinase; this translates as MSGKIYRIFLLIMMFQFSVNAQDPIENIDSLIEVFSHHRTYDTTRVNLLNDIAYAYVPLILDGDSSKLELARRYVQESVVLGEKLHYKTGTARAYNVTGIICFLSDQSYEAYSYYKKAEKIYTELADTLRLCYINNNIIMTLQKLGEVETLRTQVYHLLDLSMKIGNVRFIADAVNALVNSGEGSEKITEGIRYAIARLDEVRPTSRAVLERSYGEVLAKQKKKDEALEYVHRARVRDEKDSVDLRWVYITLAQIHVIFENVDSAKYYLDKVHGLSGENSLNHNYYIEHVSMKIDSLKGNCWGAFLHFRKSVEIDDSIAKKAKIDEIVSIKNWHKIEQRRAEEQIILQEKRNQEKLNFLLYILLVLILMLVVMLVIYYKKRVNDNKLLQRNNEELQELHGVKDKLFSLIAHDLRNPMISFMSMIKLFSLREVGPEEQDEMLEDISNKANETYSLLNNLLYWSKSQMNGISPQPGYFDIRERSNESIRSLEHQALYKGIVLYNAITSLQVWADPDMTDVVFRNLITNAVKYSQSGDIVTIASAVKGDFVEISVKDTGIGISPETQQKLFNISETTSQRGTTNESGSGLGLVLSADFVRLNGGTIWFESELGKGSTFYFTIPLHP